The following are from one region of the Alkalimarinus sediminis genome:
- a CDS encoding riboflavin synthase subunit alpha, translated as MFTGIVQGTALIKSIEKKELLWRIVVQFPQNALKNVTHGASIAINGTCLTVSEYTENTAAFDVMMETLRVTNLSLLTNGDAVNFERAAKFGDEIGGHLLSGHVHTTITISAIEKTETNCIIRFKVPAEWTKYILTKGFVAVNGCSLTVGEVANTEFNVYLIPETLDITTFGTATVGDIINLEVDHQTQTIVDTVERLGLKVDRG; from the coding sequence ATGTTTACAGGTATAGTGCAAGGTACAGCCTTGATTAAATCTATAGAAAAAAAAGAACTCCTCTGGCGAATTGTTGTTCAATTCCCTCAAAACGCCTTAAAGAATGTAACCCATGGTGCCAGCATCGCCATTAATGGCACCTGCCTAACGGTTTCTGAGTACACTGAAAATACAGCTGCGTTTGATGTAATGATGGAGACATTACGCGTTACCAATTTAAGCCTGCTAACAAATGGAGATGCAGTAAACTTTGAGCGCGCAGCTAAATTCGGTGATGAAATTGGAGGGCACTTGCTGTCAGGGCACGTTCATACCACGATCACGATTTCAGCTATTGAGAAGACAGAGACTAACTGCATTATTAGATTCAAAGTACCCGCCGAGTGGACGAAGTACATATTAACTAAAGGTTTTGTTGCAGTTAACGGTTGCAGCTTAACGGTTGGTGAAGTGGCTAACACTGAGTTTAATGTTTACCTGATTCCTGAAACACTTGATATTACAACGTTTGGAACTGCTACGGTGGGCGATATCATCAATTTAGAAGTAGACCATCAGACCCAGACAATAGTCGATACCGTTGAGCGTCTAGGACTAAAAGTTGATAGAGGTTAG
- a CDS encoding methyltransferase yields the protein MSETELQTPIGVLSLKRFPIRAADRLRAWDAADELLINHLYQQPNLFGGKIRVLVFEDQFGAITCYLRKAAIEQGGSVSIDVMTDSLVSQHAIRQNLADNGVDDTHCTIQFVDNTLTPTKAYDLVVYKLPRNHGYFSDVMQRLRDCMTQSTNIVGGAMVKYLPKTVLSSLENTVGPTTTSLAAKKARLIFSDFNSSLKPANPYPTTYNIEEIGVELSNHSNVFSRDSLDIGTRLLLAVMPESDDPLTIVDLACGNGVIGVSAAQLNPNADLIFCDESNMAVASARVNVERCLPMRKTEFYHTDCLAGVAPNSVDLVLCNPPFHQQNAVSEHVGWQMFKESLQCLKSGGELWIVGNRHLGYHIKLKKLFGNATLVDSSNKFVVIKSVKR from the coding sequence ATGAGTGAAACTGAACTACAAACGCCCATCGGTGTATTATCACTAAAGCGTTTTCCAATAAGAGCTGCCGATAGGCTTAGAGCTTGGGATGCAGCTGACGAACTGTTGATCAATCACCTTTACCAACAGCCAAACCTTTTTGGCGGTAAGATTCGTGTTTTAGTATTTGAAGATCAGTTTGGCGCAATCACATGCTATTTGCGTAAAGCTGCAATTGAGCAGGGCGGATCGGTTTCGATTGATGTTATGACAGACTCGTTAGTCTCTCAACACGCTATCAGACAAAACCTTGCAGATAATGGTGTTGATGACACTCACTGTACTATTCAATTTGTAGATAACACGCTAACGCCAACAAAGGCTTATGATCTTGTTGTCTATAAACTGCCCAGAAATCATGGCTATTTTTCGGATGTTATGCAGCGCTTGCGTGATTGTATGACTCAAAGTACCAACATAGTGGGTGGGGCAATGGTGAAGTATTTGCCTAAAACGGTACTCTCTTCGCTAGAAAACACCGTAGGGCCGACCACTACTTCATTAGCTGCAAAGAAAGCACGGTTAATATTTAGCGATTTTAATAGCAGCCTTAAGCCTGCCAATCCTTATCCTACTACCTATAATATTGAAGAGATTGGCGTTGAATTAAGTAATCACTCGAATGTTTTTTCACGAGATAGTTTGGATATAGGTACTCGTTTACTATTGGCGGTAATGCCTGAGTCTGATGATCCTTTAACGATAGTTGATCTAGCTTGTGGCAATGGCGTTATTGGGGTTTCTGCCGCCCAGCTGAACCCCAATGCTGATCTGATTTTCTGCGATGAGTCCAATATGGCGGTTGCATCAGCCAGGGTGAATGTGGAACGATGTTTACCTATGCGTAAAACCGAGTTTTATCATACTGATTGCTTAGCGGGGGTTGCCCCAAACAGTGTAGACTTAGTGTTATGCAACCCTCCATTTCACCAGCAAAACGCGGTAAGTGAACATGTAGGTTGGCAGATGTTTAAAGAGTCTTTGCAGTGCTTAAAATCTGGTGGTGAGTTGTGGATTGTGGGCAACAGGCACTTGGGTTATCACATTAAGCTAAAGAAACTATTTGGAAATGCCACATTGGTAGACTCGAGTAATAAGTTTGTCGTTATAAAATCAGTTAAGCGGTAA
- a CDS encoding VF530 family DNA-binding protein, which translates to MSDEINYHNNPLHGLSLKNLLIELVDHYGFKILFAYLNINCFKTNPSIESSIKFLKKTDWAREKVEAFYLYKFKNLPSPSSEQFSIPPRDRIVPDGHTPREPAELSFEDAEQQREKQAKKVAAYSPASASGKKFGQNRARGPSNKASGAGSSYRDRDGQRDRDRKTSDSASGQTEGRIDPWANARK; encoded by the coding sequence ATGAGTGACGAAATCAATTACCACAATAACCCTTTACATGGCCTGAGTTTAAAAAACTTATTGATTGAACTGGTCGATCATTATGGTTTTAAGATTTTGTTTGCTTATCTCAATATCAACTGCTTTAAAACTAACCCTAGTATTGAATCCAGCATTAAATTTCTTAAAAAAACTGATTGGGCTCGCGAAAAGGTTGAAGCATTTTACCTTTATAAGTTCAAAAATCTGCCAAGCCCCTCTTCTGAACAGTTTTCCATACCACCACGAGACCGTATTGTGCCTGATGGACATACGCCAAGAGAACCTGCGGAACTAAGCTTTGAAGACGCTGAGCAGCAGCGTGAAAAACAGGCGAAAAAAGTGGCTGCCTACAGTCCCGCGTCAGCCTCTGGTAAAAAATTTGGTCAGAATCGAGCGCGAGGTCCTTCAAATAAAGCGAGTGGAGCGGGTTCGTCATATAGAGATAGAGATGGACAAAGAGATAGAGATAGAAAAACATCTGACTCTGCAAGCGGTCAAACAGAAGGACGTATCGACCCTTGGGCGAATGCAAGAAAATAA
- a CDS encoding RluA family pseudouridine synthase — MDATFSFTVTEQQSGKNLLECLLPCIPYLSHEQWLGLTTSGLVQVNSVSVGEGYVVSTGEIVLYTVPNYQEAEVDTGWSLLWSNEQIAAIHKPANLPVNRTTRNVYNTLVQLLRRESPWSDAHLLHRLDLETSGILLIAQNNQVARQYQSTLSNLIKRKVYRAIVHGQPSWKNLEYECDLSTLPDSAIRCQMHPVEDGKGKKSQTNFKVIATCTEFSMIECELLTGRKHQIRAHLASLGHPIVGDKIYNHKGVFYLQRLERPLIDKDYDVLLSRHHLLHAYELTLNNLWQEGEDSIVIQDTAFPESWHKYLSLFTD, encoded by the coding sequence CCTGTATCCCTTATCTTAGCCACGAACAGTGGTTAGGATTGACAACGTCTGGTCTCGTACAGGTCAATAGTGTATCTGTAGGCGAAGGTTATGTGGTTAGTACTGGTGAAATTGTTCTCTATACGGTACCGAACTATCAAGAAGCAGAAGTCGATACCGGTTGGTCACTGCTCTGGTCTAACGAACAAATTGCGGCTATCCACAAGCCTGCTAACCTCCCTGTTAATCGAACAACTCGTAATGTCTATAACACCTTAGTCCAGCTCTTGAGGCGAGAAAGCCCATGGTCAGACGCGCACTTGTTGCATCGGCTAGACCTAGAAACATCCGGCATTTTACTGATTGCACAGAACAACCAAGTCGCGCGCCAGTACCAGTCAACACTATCCAATCTCATCAAGCGAAAAGTCTACCGAGCCATAGTACATGGTCAGCCTAGCTGGAAAAACCTAGAGTACGAGTGTGACCTATCTACGTTGCCAGATAGTGCAATTAGATGCCAAATGCATCCAGTAGAGGATGGAAAAGGCAAAAAGAGTCAGACTAATTTTAAAGTAATTGCTACATGCACTGAATTTTCAATGATTGAGTGTGAGTTACTCACAGGGCGAAAACACCAAATCAGAGCCCATTTAGCAAGTCTTGGACACCCAATAGTGGGTGATAAAATATATAACCATAAAGGGGTTTTCTATCTTCAACGGTTGGAGCGGCCCCTGATTGATAAGGATTATGATGTCCTGCTAAGTCGGCATCACCTGTTACACGCTTATGAGTTAACGCTTAATAACTTATGGCAGGAAGGGGAGGATAGTATCGTTATTCAAGATACTGCGTTTCCTGAGTCGTGGCATAAATACTTGTCTTTATTCACCGATTAG